A region from the Nostoc sp. HK-01 genome encodes:
- a CDS encoding MltA domain-containing protein, whose protein sequence is MRKTLALASLSLGIALVNTIWPAVAQVPTTIPLPVPLPTQPSPQPELQLPLQPVDISNTCNPVSTCLGWDEQIFGRKGKPGDRKALLAAIDNSLDYLAKDKAIAAYNNYPVPGITRDRVRRSLLRFRQLVATAKSATQLQAAIQREFVFYKSVGNDGKGTVKFTAYYEPIYQASRVKTSIYKYPLYQLPPNFDQWAKPHPKRIDLEGKDGLQGDKSQLRGLELLWFRDRLDAYMVHIQGSAQIRLTNGKTTSVGYAGGTDYPWTSIGKELAKDGKLPLEGLTMPRLISFFRQNPLELNNYLPRWERFVFFKEVPGRKATGSLNEPVTAERSIATDKSIMPPGALAIINGSFPYPAAGGKLQPRTVSRFVLDQDTGSAIKGPGRVDYFMGTGKLAGDRAGITGGNGSLYYLLLKK, encoded by the coding sequence ATGAGAAAAACCCTTGCTTTGGCTTCTTTGAGTCTGGGAATTGCCCTTGTAAACACAATTTGGCCAGCTGTTGCTCAAGTTCCGACGACGATACCGTTACCTGTACCGTTACCTACACAGCCAAGCCCTCAGCCTGAGCTACAATTACCACTCCAACCAGTTGATATTAGTAATACTTGTAATCCGGTATCTACTTGCTTGGGATGGGATGAGCAAATTTTTGGTCGTAAAGGTAAACCAGGCGATCGCAAAGCTCTCTTAGCCGCCATTGATAATAGTTTAGATTATTTGGCCAAAGATAAAGCGATCGCCGCCTATAACAATTATCCGGTGCCAGGAATTACCCGCGATCGCGTGCGACGCAGTTTATTGCGTTTTCGGCAATTAGTAGCAACTGCTAAATCTGCAACTCAACTCCAAGCTGCAATTCAGCGGGAGTTTGTGTTTTACAAGTCCGTCGGCAATGATGGCAAGGGTACTGTTAAATTTACTGCTTACTATGAGCCTATTTATCAGGCCAGTCGCGTTAAAACTTCTATATATAAGTATCCCCTTTATCAACTCCCACCGAATTTCGACCAATGGGCTAAACCTCACCCAAAACGGATTGATTTGGAAGGAAAAGACGGTTTACAAGGTGATAAAAGCCAGTTACGCGGTTTGGAATTGTTGTGGTTCCGCGATCGATTAGACGCATATATGGTACACATCCAAGGTTCTGCCCAAATCAGGTTAACCAATGGCAAAACTACTTCTGTAGGTTACGCCGGGGGGACTGATTATCCTTGGACTAGTATCGGCAAAGAACTAGCCAAAGATGGCAAACTGCCCCTAGAAGGCTTGACTATGCCACGTCTGATTAGCTTCTTCCGCCAAAATCCCTTAGAGTTAAATAATTATTTGCCCCGCTGGGAACGTTTCGTTTTCTTTAAAGAAGTTCCAGGGAGAAAAGCAACTGGTAGTCTTAATGAGCCAGTCACCGCCGAACGTTCGATTGCTACCGATAAATCTATTATGCCTCCTGGCGCACTAGCAATCATTAATGGTTCATTCCCCTATCCGGCTGCTGGTGGCAAATTACAACCTCGGACTGTCAGCCGTTTTGTCTTAGATCAAGATACAGGCAGTGCGATTAAAGGCCCAGGCAGGGTAGATTATTTTATGGGAACTGGTAAACTAGCAGGCGATCGCGCTGGGATTACAGGTGGTAATGGTTCACTATATTATTTGCTGCTGAAAAAATAG